From Rhizobium favelukesii, the proteins below share one genomic window:
- a CDS encoding ActS/PrrB/RegB family redox-sensitive histidine kinase, protein MVDNVESSPEEDRHSSRRLRLQTLVRLRWLAVGGQAVTVFIVAFWLKFPLPLAACAVLIAALAAVNFFLMIRYPPTHRLYPGAAFSLLGFDLLQLCALLFITGGLANPFAALVCVPVIISFASQPIRFSTVLILVAMVCITILAFSPFPLPWFDGVEINVHTVMQFGVWCSIASTMAFAAFYAYRVSMEASQLADALAATELVLQREKHLSQLDGLAAAAAHELGTPLATISVVAKEMERELKDDDRFREDVQLLRSQSERCRDILRRLATLSAEGEAHLRRLPLSSMMEEIVAPHREFGIKLELIEKSPRKGEPVTDRNAGIMYGLGNLIENAVDYARDRVTVTVEHDPRKVRITVEDDGEGYSSDILTRIGEPYVTKRQREDRAGGLGLGLFIAKTLLERSGASLVFENRMPETAGARVRVEWPRMLIDANSTK, encoded by the coding sequence ATGGTTGATAATGTCGAGAGTTCGCCCGAAGAGGACAGGCACAGCAGCAGACGCTTGAGATTGCAGACGCTGGTTCGGCTGAGATGGCTTGCCGTCGGCGGCCAGGCAGTCACAGTGTTCATCGTTGCCTTCTGGTTGAAATTCCCCCTTCCGCTGGCGGCATGCGCGGTGCTGATCGCGGCGCTGGCGGCTGTCAATTTCTTCCTGATGATCCGCTACCCGCCGACGCACCGCCTCTACCCGGGCGCGGCCTTCTCGCTGCTGGGCTTTGATCTTCTGCAGCTTTGCGCACTGCTGTTCATCACCGGCGGCCTTGCCAATCCCTTCGCTGCCCTCGTCTGCGTTCCTGTCATCATCTCCTTCGCGTCGCAGCCGATCCGCTTCAGCACGGTGCTCATCCTGGTCGCGATGGTCTGCATCACCATCCTCGCCTTTTCGCCCTTTCCCTTACCGTGGTTCGACGGGGTCGAGATCAATGTGCATACTGTGATGCAGTTTGGCGTCTGGTGCTCGATCGCATCGACCATGGCTTTCGCCGCCTTCTACGCATATCGGGTCTCGATGGAGGCGAGCCAGCTGGCCGATGCCCTGGCGGCAACCGAACTTGTGCTGCAGCGGGAGAAGCACCTTTCGCAGTTGGACGGTCTTGCCGCCGCTGCCGCGCACGAACTCGGAACTCCGCTCGCCACGATCAGCGTCGTTGCCAAGGAAATGGAACGGGAATTGAAGGATGACGATCGCTTTCGCGAGGATGTGCAGCTGCTGCGCAGCCAGAGCGAGCGGTGCCGCGACATCCTGCGGCGCCTGGCGACGCTCTCGGCGGAAGGCGAGGCACATCTTCGACGCCTGCCGCTGTCATCCATGATGGAAGAGATCGTGGCACCGCACAGGGAATTCGGGATCAAACTCGAACTCATCGAGAAAAGCCCGCGCAAGGGCGAGCCGGTCACCGACCGCAATGCCGGCATCATGTATGGGCTCGGCAACCTGATCGAGAACGCCGTCGACTACGCGCGTGATAGGGTAACGGTGACGGTCGAACACGATCCAAGAAAAGTCCGCATCACGGTCGAGGACGACGGCGAAGGCTACTCTTCCGATATTCTGACCCGGATCGGCGAACCCTACGTCACAAAGAGACAGCGAGAGGACCGCGCCGGTGGGCTGGGCCTTGGCCTCTTCATCGCCAAGACGCTTCTGGAGCGATCCGGCGCGTCGCTTGTGTTCGAGAACCGCATGCCGGAGACTGCCGGAGCACGCGTCCGTGTCGAATGGCCGCGCATGCTGATCGATGCAAATTCGACAAAATGA
- the hrpB gene encoding ATP-dependent helicase HrpB, whose translation MTPMTSLPELPVSHALPTIGTALGAQSRAVLSAPPGAGKTTLVPLYLLSQDWRGDGKIVLLEPRRLAARAAASRMASLLGETVGETVGYRMRLDTRISAKTRIEVVTEGVFARMILDDPELSGVSTVIFDEFHERSLDADFGLALALDVQSALRDDLRVLVMSATLDVARVAALLDQPPVIESMGRSYPIDIRYQDRPGGERIEDAMARAIVDAHTRESGSILAFLPGQAEIARTEERLDGRFGPQTLIAPLYGNLTQTEQDAAIRPAEPGMRKVVLATSIAETSITIDGVRIVIDSGLQRLPVFEASTGITRLETVRVSRASADQRAGRAGRTEPGIAIRLWHQGQTAALAAFTPPQILSSDLSGLVLDLAHWGVQDARSLSFVDQPPETTLSEARALLLQLGALGKDGALTARGKMMRDLALPPRLAAMVISAGETGHARDAAALAVLLTEQGLGGPSLDLEERMRRFRSERGDRAEGSRQLAARLAKGLDVAKAMEPGQTGRLLLHAFPDRIALQRGGRGRFLMTNGRGAELPETDRLAGSQMLVIADLTGRAARGRILAAAEVSRADIEEELPDAISTGDQTFFDRQNRQVRARRATRLGAIVFDETPLPRPTGEAVSRALAEGVRELGLEQLPFSKEAIQLRERMGFLHRSIGDPWPDLSDEALLSRLDEWFVPYQMDARGISDISPSGLSNGLMALIPHGLQRDLSRLAPTHFEAPTGQRHPIQYHGEEPTLTIRVQELFGLKHHPAIGDGRLPLLLELTSPAHRPIQTTRDLPGFWAGSWKDVRADMRGRYPKHPWPERPDDAMPTTRVKPRDT comes from the coding sequence GTGACCCCAATGACTTCCCTGCCGGAGCTTCCGGTTTCGCATGCTCTTCCCACAATCGGGACAGCACTCGGCGCCCAGAGCCGCGCAGTGCTTTCGGCGCCTCCAGGCGCCGGCAAGACGACGCTCGTTCCACTCTATCTTCTGAGTCAGGACTGGCGCGGCGACGGCAAGATCGTGCTCCTGGAGCCGCGGCGCCTGGCGGCCCGCGCTGCAGCAAGCCGCATGGCGTCGCTGCTTGGCGAGACTGTGGGGGAGACAGTCGGCTATCGCATGCGCCTCGACACCAGAATATCCGCCAAAACCCGCATCGAGGTCGTCACCGAAGGCGTGTTCGCCCGCATGATCCTCGACGACCCGGAACTCTCCGGTGTCTCGACCGTCATCTTCGACGAGTTCCACGAGCGTTCGCTGGACGCCGACTTTGGCCTTGCGCTGGCGCTCGACGTGCAATCCGCCTTGCGCGATGACCTGCGCGTGCTTGTCATGTCGGCGACCCTTGACGTCGCCCGCGTCGCGGCACTTCTCGACCAGCCGCCCGTGATCGAAAGCATGGGCCGAAGCTATCCGATCGACATCCGCTATCAGGATCGGCCGGGCGGCGAGCGCATTGAAGACGCGATGGCGCGCGCCATCGTGGACGCGCACACCAGGGAGAGCGGATCGATCCTCGCCTTCCTGCCCGGCCAGGCGGAGATCGCCCGCACCGAGGAGCGGCTCGACGGCCGCTTCGGGCCACAAACGCTGATCGCACCGCTTTACGGCAATCTGACACAAACGGAACAGGACGCTGCAATCCGACCGGCCGAGCCCGGTATGCGCAAGGTCGTGCTCGCCACCTCGATTGCCGAGACGTCGATCACCATTGACGGCGTGCGGATCGTCATCGACAGCGGCCTGCAGCGGCTTCCTGTGTTCGAGGCATCAACCGGCATCACACGGCTGGAGACGGTGCGTGTTTCACGCGCCTCGGCTGACCAACGCGCCGGACGTGCGGGGCGAACCGAGCCCGGTATCGCCATCCGTCTGTGGCACCAGGGGCAGACGGCGGCATTGGCAGCATTCACACCGCCGCAGATTCTCTCCAGCGATCTTTCTGGCCTTGTCCTTGATCTGGCCCATTGGGGTGTTCAAGACGCCCGCTCGCTGTCCTTTGTCGACCAGCCGCCGGAGACGACGCTTTCGGAAGCGCGCGCGCTGTTGCTGCAGCTCGGCGCGCTCGGCAAGGACGGTGCATTGACTGCGCGCGGAAAGATGATGCGCGACCTTGCGCTGCCACCGCGTCTGGCCGCCATGGTGATCTCGGCCGGCGAGACCGGGCATGCAAGGGATGCGGCGGCGCTTGCCGTGCTGCTGACCGAACAAGGCCTCGGCGGCCCGAGCCTTGATCTGGAAGAGCGGATGCGACGTTTCCGGTCGGAGCGCGGCGATCGCGCCGAGGGCTCGCGTCAGCTGGCGGCTCGACTGGCCAAAGGTCTCGATGTCGCAAAGGCAATGGAACCCGGCCAGACGGGAAGGTTGCTGCTGCACGCCTTTCCTGACCGAATCGCGCTCCAGCGCGGCGGCAGAGGCCGGTTCCTCATGACGAACGGGCGCGGCGCGGAGCTGCCGGAGACCGACCGACTTGCCGGCAGCCAGATGCTCGTCATCGCCGACCTGACGGGCCGCGCAGCGCGGGGGCGCATCCTGGCGGCAGCAGAGGTTTCGCGCGCCGACATCGAGGAAGAGCTGCCCGATGCCATTTCGACTGGCGACCAAACCTTCTTCGACCGGCAAAACCGGCAGGTCAGGGCCAGACGGGCGACGCGGCTCGGCGCCATCGTCTTCGACGAGACGCCGCTGCCCCGTCCGACCGGTGAGGCCGTCAGCCGCGCTCTGGCGGAAGGCGTGCGCGAGCTGGGGTTGGAACAGCTTCCCTTTTCCAAGGAGGCCATACAGCTTCGCGAACGCATGGGCTTTCTTCACCGCAGTATCGGCGACCCGTGGCCTGACCTCAGCGACGAAGCGCTGCTTTCGCGGCTGGACGAGTGGTTCGTTCCCTATCAGATGGATGCTCGGGGGATTTCCGATATCTCCCCATCCGGCCTTTCGAACGGTTTGATGGCATTGATACCGCACGGGCTGCAGCGCGATCTTTCGCGCCTCGCGCCGACGCATTTCGAAGCGCCGACGGGACAGCGCCATCCGATCCAGTATCACGGCGAAGAGCCGACTTTGACGATCCGTGTGCAGGAACTCTTCGGCCTCAAGCACCATCCGGCGATCGGTGACGGCCGACTGCCGCTGCTTCTCGAGCTGACATCGCCGGCACATCGGCCGATTCAGACCACCCGCGACCTGCCCGGCTTCTGGGCCGGCTCGTGGAAGGATGTGCGCGCCGACATGCGCGGCCGCTATCCCAAACACCCCTGGCCTGAGCGGCCGGACGACGCCATGCCGACGACAAGGGTAAAACCTCGTGATACATGA
- a CDS encoding substrate-binding domain-containing protein, with translation MRWRSWRIRRARFRLHDFTADDRIEEFTRLGINVPADFAVLGCGNAEEGLYCQPRLSTIRPSDQCGSPWKRLGVT, from the coding sequence ATGCGCTGGCGATCCTGGCGCATCCGTCGTGCTCGATTCCGACTTCACGACTTCACGGCAGATGACCGTATCGAGGAATTTACGCGGCTGGGGATCAATGTTCCGGCAGACTTCGCCGTCCTCGGCTGCGGCAATGCAGAGGAAGGACTTTACTGCCAGCCACGCCTTTCGACCATCCGACCATCCGACCAGTGTGGCTCGCCTTGGAAGAGGTTGGGCGTTACTTGA
- a CDS encoding GNAT family N-acetyltransferase, giving the protein MTVTVRPATPLDAATILRFVRELADYEKAIHEVEATEESTRAAIFGDGSVTHALICEREGQAIGMAVYFFSYSTWQAKNGLYLEDLYVTPDARGSGAGKALLRRLAQIALEKSCGRFEWSVLDWNESSIRVYEAIGAEPQKEWIRYRMAGETLAAFARG; this is encoded by the coding sequence ATGACCGTTACCGTACGCCCCGCGACGCCTTTAGACGCGGCAACGATCCTGCGATTCGTCCGCGAATTGGCCGACTATGAAAAGGCGATCCACGAGGTCGAGGCGACCGAGGAGAGCACACGCGCGGCGATCTTCGGCGACGGTTCTGTCACGCATGCGCTGATCTGCGAACGCGAAGGCCAAGCGATCGGCATGGCGGTCTATTTCTTCAGCTATTCGACTTGGCAGGCGAAGAACGGCCTTTATCTGGAAGATCTCTACGTAACACCGGACGCGCGCGGCTCGGGGGCCGGCAAGGCGCTGCTGCGGCGTCTTGCACAGATCGCGCTAGAGAAGAGCTGCGGCCGCTTTGAATGGAGTGTGCTCGACTGGAACGAATCTTCGATCCGTGTCTATGAGGCGATCGGCGCGGAGCCGCAGAAGGAATGGATCCGCTATCGGATGGCGGGAGAGACGCTGGCGGCGTTTGCCCGCGGCTAG
- a CDS encoding adenylate/guanylate cyclase domain-containing protein, giving the protein MRKLAAVLCIDVASYSKLMGRDEAGTLARVKAAFAAFDPVLERHHGRIVKLMGDGALIEFASAVDATAGAIALQSVASATDPTLRFRMGLNLGDVIVEDGDLYGEGVNIAARLQALAQPGGIILSETVREHVGGKLNVALEDLGPMSLKNIERPIRVFAIQGDSPAEARSSRERIGICVLPFANISGDPEQDYFSAGVTEDIIIDLSKLSSLTVISRATSFSMKAQSARAIAQQLNVAYVLEGKVRKAGERIRLSAQLVDGTNDATVWAERFDRDIKDVLALQSDLAKAVVEALRLRLLPAERQALERYAPTDPEAYKLFLLARQYNITGSERHLPLIIRLCRRVTDLEPGNARAWALLGETLNRLRRSIGGTETGEAEIDRALELDAGLASAHAGKALLFLYRGQFEEAERQCAIALQLEPDDYAANLAAGRTFVMQRRFSAIGDDVAGPHLCQIELTLPSSMRSAGRSSSGQRVTPASCGNLPRPPGSGTYACGNRSETLGRGRHGSCGFLISCQSKRSASKETDQFQPSRCCLSRPITSATRLACVAKFKNILMQGRLMTKIAVC; this is encoded by the coding sequence ATGCGCAAACTGGCTGCTGTTCTCTGCATCGATGTCGCCAGTTACAGCAAGCTGATGGGGCGCGACGAGGCTGGCACGCTTGCCCGCGTCAAGGCGGCGTTTGCGGCATTCGATCCTGTGCTAGAACGACACCATGGTCGCATCGTCAAACTCATGGGCGACGGCGCCCTGATTGAGTTCGCAAGCGCCGTTGATGCGACAGCGGGCGCTATCGCGCTGCAAAGCGTGGCTTCGGCAACCGACCCAACCCTTCGCTTCCGCATGGGCCTCAATCTGGGAGATGTGATCGTCGAGGACGGCGATCTCTACGGCGAAGGAGTCAACATCGCAGCGCGGTTGCAGGCCCTCGCCCAGCCGGGTGGTATCATACTCTCGGAGACAGTGCGCGAGCACGTAGGCGGAAAGTTGAACGTTGCCCTTGAAGATCTCGGGCCAATGTCGCTGAAGAACATTGAGCGGCCCATCCGGGTCTTCGCCATCCAGGGTGATTCGCCGGCGGAGGCCAGATCCAGTCGCGAGCGGATCGGGATCTGCGTCTTGCCGTTCGCCAATATCAGCGGCGATCCGGAGCAGGACTACTTCAGCGCAGGCGTCACCGAGGACATCATCATCGATCTGAGCAAGCTCTCGTCTCTCACGGTGATCTCCCGCGCGACGTCCTTCAGCATGAAGGCTCAGAGCGCGCGAGCGATCGCGCAGCAGCTGAATGTAGCCTATGTGCTCGAAGGCAAGGTACGCAAGGCAGGTGAACGAATCCGCCTTTCCGCGCAGTTGGTCGACGGGACAAACGATGCGACCGTCTGGGCCGAGCGCTTCGACCGGGATATCAAGGACGTCCTGGCGCTGCAGTCAGACCTCGCAAAGGCCGTCGTTGAGGCGCTCCGGCTTCGCCTGCTGCCCGCAGAACGCCAGGCGCTCGAGCGTTATGCCCCGACCGACCCCGAGGCGTACAAGCTGTTTCTTCTGGCACGGCAATACAATATCACGGGATCGGAGCGGCACTTGCCGCTGATCATCCGGCTCTGCCGCCGCGTGACCGACTTGGAACCGGGCAACGCGCGTGCCTGGGCACTTCTTGGCGAAACGCTCAATCGCCTCAGGCGCAGCATCGGTGGCACCGAGACGGGCGAAGCGGAAATCGACCGCGCCCTCGAACTCGATGCCGGCCTCGCCAGCGCCCACGCCGGAAAGGCGCTGCTGTTTCTATACAGGGGACAGTTTGAGGAGGCGGAGCGCCAATGTGCGATCGCCCTGCAACTCGAGCCGGACGACTACGCCGCCAATCTGGCCGCTGGGCGGACCTTTGTCATGCAGCGCCGGTTCAGCGCGATCGGGGATGATGTCGCTGGCCCTCACCTTTGCCAGATCGAGTTAACTTTGCCATCATCCATGCGCAGCGCCGGACGGTCATCCAGCGGGCAGCGGGTAACGCCGGCTTCCTGCGGAAACTTGCCCAGACCGCCAGGAAGCGGGACTTATGCCTGCGGGAATAGGTCTGAAACGTTGGGCAGAGGGAGGCATGGCTCTTGTGGCTTTTTGATCTCTTGTCAAAGCAAAAGGTCCGCCTCCAAAGAGACGGACCAATTTCAGCCTAGTCGATGTTGCCTGTCGCGACCTATTACTTCTGCGACACGATTAGCCTGCGTGGCAAAATTTAAGAATATCCTAATGCAGGGTCGCCTTATGACGAAAATCGCCGTCTGCTGA
- a CDS encoding AI-2E family transporter has product MLARRTVPATPVLIAVLLLVAMLSMAKTVLAPLTFALLVIALLWPMQRRMQRIVPRYVALLVSLFVVVMAFVVFAWIVAWSFGQVGRWVIADASRFQQHYEEIRLWLEDHGIVVAVLSADSFSTASILRAVQTVSSRVNSAFSFWLIALTYVLLGIMEVEDFERRIAGMRSQVARKLLLDGSRQTAQKLRRYMAIRTVMSIATGLLVWLFARAVGLPLAEEWGAIAFALNYIPFIGPLVATLFPTMFALIQFDSWQSVLAIFLGLNLIQFTIGSYIEPRVSGNALSLSPVIVLFSVFAWGYLWGIFGAFIGVPISIALLTFCRHHPSSQWVVELLEPVARATRHHHRPRSAARFGQPRLPSAFRSFPRG; this is encoded by the coding sequence ATGCTGGCACGGAGAACGGTTCCTGCAACCCCGGTTCTGATTGCGGTGCTTCTCCTCGTTGCCATGCTCTCTATGGCAAAGACCGTTCTTGCTCCGTTGACATTTGCCCTCCTGGTGATTGCTCTTCTGTGGCCTATGCAGCGCCGCATGCAGAGGATTGTTCCGCGATATGTCGCGCTCCTCGTTAGCCTGTTCGTCGTCGTGATGGCCTTCGTGGTTTTCGCATGGATCGTGGCCTGGTCCTTCGGGCAGGTGGGGCGGTGGGTCATTGCCGACGCGTCGCGCTTCCAGCAGCATTACGAGGAAATCCGTCTATGGCTTGAGGACCACGGCATCGTCGTTGCGGTGCTTTCGGCCGACAGCTTCTCAACGGCTTCCATCCTGCGCGCCGTTCAGACCGTCAGCAGCCGCGTCAACAGCGCCTTCAGCTTCTGGCTGATCGCACTGACATACGTTCTGCTTGGAATAATGGAGGTCGAGGATTTCGAGCGCAGGATTGCCGGAATGCGAAGTCAGGTCGCGAGAAAACTCCTCCTGGACGGCAGCCGCCAAACGGCGCAGAAACTTCGACGCTATATGGCTATCAGGACGGTGATGAGCATCGCAACCGGGCTGCTTGTATGGCTTTTCGCACGCGCGGTCGGTCTGCCCCTCGCCGAGGAATGGGGTGCCATAGCATTCGCCCTGAACTATATCCCGTTTATTGGACCGCTGGTAGCAACGCTGTTCCCCACGATGTTTGCCCTCATTCAGTTCGACAGCTGGCAGTCGGTACTGGCGATCTTCCTGGGACTGAATCTCATACAATTTACGATCGGCAGCTACATCGAGCCACGTGTCTCGGGCAACGCGCTGTCCCTTTCGCCCGTCATCGTGCTGTTTTCCGTATTCGCCTGGGGTTACCTTTGGGGAATATTCGGTGCATTCATCGGCGTCCCGATCTCGATCGCCTTGCTGACGTTTTGCCGTCATCATCCATCCAGCCAATGGGTCGTTGAGCTGTTGGAGCCGGTGGCGAGGGCGACGCGGCACCACCACCGCCCTAGATCTGCGGCGCGATTCGGGCAGCCTCGACTGCCTTCAGCCTTCCGGAGTTTCCCCCGGGGCTGA